CTTCGACACAGCCTCGACCGACTTCCTGACGACGTTGCCCTCATCATCGACACTCGGGACGAACACGTCGCCGTCGAGTTCCTGCACGAGCGTCCCGAAGTCGTCCTCCTCGGCTGTCTCGGGGTCCAGTCGCTCCTCGACAAAGCTCTGAATCTCGTCGTAGTGTGTCTCGCCGGATTCGTCCTCGAACCAGACCTTGGTCTCGGGATGGAAGCAGTTCCGGCGCTTCGCCGCGTGGAAGTACGGATGCGCGTACCCGACGGCCGCACTCGTGAACCCGACGACCCGACCGACGGTCGCGGCGGACGTGTGGGGGGCCATCCCGAAGACGAGTTCCCCGATCAACTCCTCGCGGTCGTCCATCTCGTAGAAGGGTTCGACGCCGTAGTAGGATTCGAGCAGGTCGTCGACGAAGTCGGCGGTCTTGAGCATGTGCTCGGCGGCGCCGTCGGAGAGGACGATGTCCTGCACCTTGAGCTCGACCAGCTGGTCGTCGTGCTGGAGAGGTTCGCCGTGGATGTCCTCCTCGTAGCCGAGGCCGCGGAACTGGTCGGCGGTGGCGTCGAGTTCGACGGGGCGGACCGACGTGACGGGCAGGTCGGTCATGTCGTAGCGGACGGTGCCGTCCTTGAACGACGAGACGCCGTGTTTCGCCCGGAGGACGCCCTTCTCCATCGGTTCGGGGGTCTTGTGCCGCGAGGAGAGGCCCTTGACGCCCTTGAGTATCTGGAAGGCGTTCTCGCGCTCGCCGACCGCGTCGAGGGCGTCCCAGTACTCGGCCTTGATGTCTATCTCGGTGGTGTCGACGCTGGTGCCGTCGCGCTCGCAGCGGTCGCAGTAGACGCGGCCGGCCTCGTCGGGTTCGAGTTCCTGCTCGCAGTCGGGACACCAGTAGTAGGGTTCGGTCCGGCCGTCGCACTCGGGGCAGCGGACCTTGAACGAGTGCTCGCCGCACTGGGTGCACTCGCGGTCGCCGACCCGTGCCTCGATGACGCCGGGGGTCGAGCGCATGTCGGGGGCGTGTTTGGCTGCCTCGGCGACCGAGCGCTGGCTCCCGCCGGCCTCGCCGACGGGGAACAGGGTGTGGACCGCGGGCGAGAGGTCGCGCGACTCGGACTTCTCGGGGCGGCCCATCCGGGTCCCGATGCGGGTCGGGGCGCGCTCCTGGATCTCGAAGGGGGCGACCTCGTCGACCGCCTTGACGGCGTTCTCGCCGTCGTCCCACTGGCGGGCCTCGGGGGAGAGGTCGTCCAGCGTCCAGGTTCGCTCGAGGTCGCGGGTGAGGCCGAGGCTGCGGACGAAGGGGACCCAGTCGCGCACGAGGAGTTCGTCGTCGGTCTGGGTGTGCTGGAGCAGGATGTGCTCGGCGGCCTCGCGGACCGGCTCGGAACGCGGGATGTGCAGGGTGCCGTCCTCGACGAAGCCTCCGGCGACCGCGTCGGCGAGGGCGGCGAACTGCTCGACGCCGATGTCGTGCCAGAGGTAGGTGTACTTCGGGTGCAGCGGCGCGTCGTAGGTGGTCGCCCAGTCGAGCGCCTCCTCGGCGCTGGGGTCGGCGAGGTCGACGTGCGGGGAGTCCTGGAGCGCCTGGACGTTGCACTCGGTGGCTTCGAGGTCCTGGCGCCACCACTCGACCGTGTAGGAGGCGGGGGCGAGAGGGTGGTTGTTCTCGACGAACTCGCCGAAGTTCACGAGGTACTCGCCGGCGTCGAGTATCTTCTCCACACCGTTGCGGACCTCCAGGGCCTCCTCGGGGTCGTCGATGCGACGCACGTCGCCGTTGGCGAGGCGGACCGTCGGCCCCTCGATGCTGTCGACCGGGACGACACCCGCGGCCTTCCCGGGGCGTTCGGTCTTGATCTGGGTGCCGGTCGCGAGGAAGTCGTCGACGAGGTGCATCGTCGCGGGGTGGACGCCCGCGGTCGCGAAGCCGTGGTTGCGCGAGCGGCCGTACCGGAGGCGGAACCCGCCGGAGGCGCAGGGGTGGCCGAAGACGGGGCGGCCCGCGATGAGGTCGCGCAGGTACTTCGTGGCGGGGTCGACGCGGGGCGGGCCGGCGGGACCGGCCGAGTCCGGTTCCTCGCCATCGGCGTCGTGGTCGGCCTCGTCGCCGTCAGCGTCCGCATCCTCGCCCTCGGTGTCGTCTGCGTCCGCCCCGTCGTCGCCCTTGTCGTAGTAGGTCCCGTCGATGAGGTCCTGGAGCCACGGCCAGTCGACCTCCTCTAAGTTCTTCGTGTAGCGCTGGATCTTCGGGGCCTTGAGCGCGATACCCTCGGCGAGGACGAGACACATGCCACCGCGGGCGGAGTTCGTGTCCACGCGTTCGAGGTCGCGGTAGCCGGAGACCTCCTCGTCGCCGGTGGCCTCCCCGTCGAGCATGATGGGCATGTGCTCGGCGATGAACTTCGTCTCCTTGTCCTTCGGCGAGTACTGGAGGCCCGTCTCCTTGTCGTAGAGGCCGATCTCCTCGGCGTAGCGCTCGACCTCCTCGGTGCGAGCCTTGTACTCGTCGACGTCGAGCAGGGCCCGGGCGTAGTCGGCGACGAGGACGGAGAGCGCCTGGGCGGTCCCACCCGCAGAGCGGATGGGGCCGGCGTAGTAGACGTTGACGAACTCGGTGCCGTCGTCGTTCTGGAGCAACTCGACGCGGTCGATGCCCTCGATGGGAGCCGCGACGACCCCCTCGGTGAGCAGGGCGACGGCGGTCCGGACCGCCCCTTCGATCTTCCCCTCGCGGGTCTCGTAGTCACCGACCTCGCCCTCGACGAAGTCCGTGACGAGTTCGAGCGCCGCCTCCTCGCGGCTCATCTCGCCCTCGAGTTCGCGGACGCGTTCGGCGACGCCGTCGATGCCGAGGATGTTCTCGACGCGGTCCGCCATGTCGCGGGCGGTCGGAATCTCGACCTCGGGTTCGGGGTCGCCGCCGCGGCCCTTGGCGCGTTCGGCGAGCTCGAAGGCCTCGTCGAGGCGGGATTCGATCCGTTCGAAGTACCGCTCGTCTGCCTCCCGCATCCTAGAGCCAGAGGTCGAGGTCAGTGGTCTCGTCGTGCTCGCGCACGAGCGGCTCCTCGAACTCGCGGACGTACATCTCGCCGGCCCAGACGGTCGCGGCGTCGAGGTGGCCGGCCAGGGCCTGCCCGCTCGGTCGCGAGAGGACGACGTGCGTGTGGGCGAACGGTTCCCCGTCGAGGTCGGCGACGTTGCCGACGCAGGCTGCGACCTCCAGCGGTTCGTCGAAGGTCACGGCGTCGTACTCCTGTCGGTCCTGGTCGTAGAACCAGACCTCGGCGTCCTGGACCGCACCGAGGCCCGTGAACCACGCGGCCTCGAGGTCCTCCCGGGCGGCCAGGTCTTCGAGTTGCGCGCGCCAGTCGCCCCCCGTCTCGAGCCGAACGACGAACTCCCGCGAGGTCGCGACTTCCCGGTAGTGCATACCCATCTGAAAGAGGGTCTGTGGGAAAAAAGTAGTGTCCTCGGCCGGGTGGGCCGAGAGCCGGAGCGGCGGTTTCTCTGGAGCCCCCGGGAACGAGCCGCAGAGACGGCACTCGCTGGGAGGTGCGAACGACAGAGAAGGGTTCGATCAGCGCCAGTCCGGCAGGTCCGGTGCGTCCTCTGCTCGCATCGAGAGCCAGGCTCCATCGTCTGTGATGTCCGCGATGACGTACTCCTTCGAGGAGCCGTCACCGTCGACAGACGCTACCACATCCCGCTCGTCGGTTGGACCCGACGGGCCTGACTCGGATGCTGCCATATGAGTCACTGTCTCATGGTCGGTTATAAACTCATCGACTCGACAGTCAAGTTTCAGAGAGAGGAGTGAACGAGTACCACACGGTTCCCGTCGACTGGCCGCGCTTTCGTGTTGACACACCCCACGTGAAACGATACCAATTTCCGTGTGTCTGTGGGCCGTGAATATATAAATTGGTGTTGCTTCATGGCCCACAGAACGTTCAACTATGTGAATACCCAGACTGATTTGAAGTCGCGATTACGGGACAGTGAGTCGATAATTGCCGAGGAGAACAAGTCGGGTTCGACTCTCGTCTCCCGTTTCTCTCCCGCTACCGCGTGTCCTCGAATCGATAGAAGTGCCACATCCAGATAAACAGCCAACACCTTGTTCTCAGTTCTTCCTACATATAGCCACCAGTCATGGTAAGAGTTACCTCGGTTCTCGTGGAGAATATCTTATATTGATTCCGCACGCGTTTCTTAAACCTATGGGTATGTAAAATGGGTGCAGACCATAACGGTAATTTTAACCATACCGTCCCCAAAGGGGTGCGTGGGATGACAGACAATACCAGCATCGACCGTCGTCGCTTCCTGCAAGCGACTGGCGGCGCAGCATCTGCAGTGGCGGTTGCGGGATGTCTCGGCGGCGGTGGCGAAGGCGACACCGAAACAGACACCACGACCGCGGGCTCGACGGACACCGCGACCGAGAAGACGACACGGTCGCAGGAGGACCGCGAGAAGCTCGACAAGACCTTCCAGCTCATCAACGCGACGATGAGCACCCTCGACCCCATCAAGGCGACCGACACGGCCTCTGGGACGGTTATCCAGCAGGTCTTCGACGCCCTGATGAACTACCCGAACGGCGAGGTCGAGGTCGAACCGCTCCTCGCGAAGGACGTCGAGGTCTCCGAGGACTTCCGTACCTACACCATCAACCTCAAAGAGGGCGTCAAATACCACAACGGTGACACCGTCACCGCACAGGACGTCGTCTACTCCTTCGAGCGCCTCGCAGCGTCCGAGAACTCGCGGCGTGACTACTTCATCCTCGCGTACGCGATGAACGTCGAGCACGAGACGGACTCCGACGGCAACTACGTCCCCGGCTCGCTCAACATGGAGGCCGTGGACGACACGACCTTCGAGATGACGCTGACGAAGCCGTTCGCGTCCACCCTGGAGATGCTCGCGTACACCTCGTTCTCCGTGATTCCGGAGGGCATCGTGGGCGACATCGACGGCTACGACGGCGAGATGTCCCACTCCGAGTTCGCGACGGAGAACCCCGTCGGCGCGGGTCCGTTCAAGTTCGAGAACTGGGAGACCAACACGCAGGCCTCCGTCGTCCGCAACGACGACTACCACGGCCCCGTCCCGTTCGTCGCAGGCGTCCACTGGCAGGTCATCACCGACCCCGACGCGTCGTACAACTACGGCCAGAACAAGAACTCCGACCTGGCCTCGATGCCGACGTCGAAGTACGACCCGAGCAAGGTCAAGATCGAGACCACGGACGACAAGGGTCGGAAGATCGGTACCTACGGTCCGATGCGTAACGGCGAGACGGCCAACTACCTCCAGTACGCGACCATCAACACGTTCTACATCGGCCTGAACGCCAAGAACGTCCCCGCTCCGGTCCGGAAGGCCATCGCCTACGCGATGAACCAGAAGGAGGGCGTGGACCAGGTCTTCAAGGGTCGCGGCCAGGCCGCGTACCACCTGACGCCGCCGGGCATCTACCCCGGTCAGGCACCCGCCTACACGGAGCACGCGAAGAACAACTACCCGTACGGCTACAACACGACGGACCTCGAGTCCGCACGCCAGATCATGGAGGACGCTGGCTACGGCCCGAACAACAAGTACGAGGTCACGTTCACGACCTACCAGTCCGACACGTGGCAGGGCCTGGGCAAGATCCTCCGCGACAAGCTCAGCAGTGCACACGTCAACATGAAGCTCGAGGAGGCGCCGTTCTCGACGCTCCTCAACCGTGGCCGCCAGGGCAACCTCGCCGCCTACTCGCTCGGGTGGATCATGGACTGGCCCGCACCGGACAACTTCCTCGGCCAGATGGTGCCGAAGCTCACCGACACCTCCGAGGGTGCGAAGGGCTTCTACCTGGACTGGGACGACGCAGAGGGCGACGCCTCCCAGCGTGCTGCCGACGCGTGGCAGACCGTCCAGGACAACCCCGAGCCGACCGAAGAAGCGCAGCAGAAGCGTAACGAGGCCTACGTCACGATGGAAGAAGCCATGTGGGAAGACATGGTCCTCCTCCCGACGTACCACAGCGTCTCCGAGCGCTTCGCGTACGACTGGGTCGACATGCCGCGCACCGGCGCCGCCGGTGGCAGCCGCATGAAGTTCAACAACGTCTACCTGAACGACCGGAGCTAACGCGGGTCAACGGGTACCCGATTTTTCATTTTTCGACCGTCTAGCCCCTGCTATAACCTCAATTAGAGTGAGAAAGGAACGCAAGACATAACCATGGCTGCAAAATACACTATGAGTAGAACAATGGTGATGGAAGTGGATCACCGGAGGGACACGTCATGAGCAGGTGGAGTTACTTCGCCCGCCGACTGCTCCTGGCCATCCCTGTGGTACTCTTCGGTACGACGATCACGTTCATGGTCCTTCGAATGGGTCCGCTGGACCCGGTCGCAGCGATTCTCGGACCGAACGTGCCTGCGTCGAAGTACGAGCAGGTAGAGCGCCAACTCGGCCTGAACCAACCGTTGTGGGAACAGTACATCGACTACATGATCGGGCTGCTGACGTTCGACCTGGGTGAGTCCTACGTCATCAAGGACGGGACCACAGCCATGACACTCATCGTCCAGCACGCGCCACGGACGCTGTGGCTTGGCTTCTGGTCGGTCCTCATCCCGCTGTTCATCGGTATCCCGCTCGGTTTCTACGCAGGCCTCAACCCGAACACCTTCAGCGACTACATCGCGTCGTTCGGGGGAATCGTCTGGCGTGCGATGCCGAACTTCTGGCTCGGTGTCATCCTGCTGTCGGTCCTGAGCCAGTCGAAAGATTACTCTTCGATGTTGACACTCGGCCTGTTCGAGCTGGAATGGGCCAAGCTCTTCGTCGACACGAAGATCATCGGCCAGCCGCCGCTGGACTTCTACGACCCGGCCGGGACGACCGCCATCGCGATCGGTGGCACGACCCTGTTCAACTTCCCGCTGTTCGAGTTCGACAGCACGAAGTTCCTGCAGGCCGTCAAGATGGTCCTCCCGCCGGCCATCGTCCTCGGGTCCTCCTCGATGGGGAACGAGATGCGCCTCGGCCGGACCGCCGTGCTCGAGACGGTCAACTCCAACTACGTAGAGACCGCACGCGCCAAGGGTCTCTCGAACCGGAAGATCGTCTGGAAGCACGTGTTCCGTAACGCACTGATTCCGCTCGTCCCGATCATCCTGAACGAGGCGTTCCTGCTGATCGGTGGGTCGGTGATCCTCGAAACGATCTTCAGCATCAACGGGCTGGGCTACCTGTTCTTCCAGGCGGCCCTCCAGGGCGACGTGCCGCTGGTCGGCTCGCTGATGTTCATCTTCATCCTCATCATCGTGTTCATGAACATCCTCCAGGACTTCATGTACACGATAATCGATCCGCGTGTGGGGTACGAATAACATGAGTCAGGTACAGGAAAACGCGACACTACGGGAGCGGATTCTCGCCCACCCCGAGCCGGCACTCGTCTGGCTCGGCGGGGTACTGGTGCTGCTCGCCCTCGAGTTCGGGGCGTTCGCGAGGACGATGGTCCTCTTCGGCGACCAGATCAATCCGCTCATCAACGGGAGTACAGAGATCGGTGGCTGGTACGTCGACCAGATGTTCAAGACGTTCGGGACCGCTGGCGGCGCGGTGATGAGCGGCCTCGGTGCGCTCATCATCCTGAGCATCCTCGCGGTGTTCGTCAAGGCGCTGTTCATCCCGTTCAACCTGGTCGAGAAACTGGGACTCGAAGACGTCCCGATGTCCGTCGAACTGCTCGAACGGCTCATCATCATGGTGGGACTGGCCATCCTCTGGGCCGTCCTGCTCTACGAGCCCCTGGGGATGTTGCTGCCGGCCCTGCCGGTCATCGGCGAACCGTCGCTGGCACAGCTCTTCCACGGCTTCGCCCAGACAGCCGCGGGCGTGGGCACGTGGTTCGGGGACAACTTCCCGACGCTGCTCTCGCGCGACCTCATCCCGAACGACGGGTTCAAGCCGCCCGCCGGTGCGACCGGCGAGTACCCGACCGGGCCGCTCGGCCCGTACCACGGGACCTTCCTCGGTCTCGCCCCGGCGTACGCCTGGGCCATCCGGACCGTGCTCATCTACGCGTACGCGTTCGTCTGGCTCGGCTGGCTCTGGTACGGCTACAAGACGTTCCGCCGCCACTACCGCTACGCCGACTGGACGCCCCGTGACGACATGATCGACCGGCTGAGCACCCACCGCTGGGGCCAGTTCGGCTTCCTGATGGTCGTGATGTTCATCGTGATGGCGCTGTTCGCACCCGCGCTCGGCCCGGTCACGACCCAGGAGAACATCTACGACCCGTACAGCTACACGTTCAACTACACGGAGAACGGTCAGGTCCAGGAGATCAGTCACGGCTCGGCGAACCTCGCGAGCCGCTCGCAGGGGAACCCGGACCGGAACGTCGGTCCGATGAGTTACGACGAGTTCGGACGGTTCCATCCATTCGGGACATTGACGACAGGGAAAGACCTGTTCACGTTCATGGCTGACGGGGCCAGGGTGTCACTGTTCATCGGCCTCGTCTCCATCGTGTTGGGTGGGTTCATCGCGACCGCCCTGGCGATGGTGACCGCCTACTACAAGGGACTGGCCGACCTGCTGGTCGTCATCACCAGTGACTCCATCCAGGCGATGCCGGGGTTACTGATATACATCATGCTCTCGGTCGTCTTCGGGAGCCACCCCATCTCGAACGTGTACAACGGTGGGTTGCTCCTGTCTCTCATCTTCGCGGCGACCGGCTGGCCGGGGCTGTGGCGCGCCATCCGTGGCCCGGCGTTCCAGGTCTCCGAGCAGGAGTGGATCGACGCCGCCCGCTCGTACGGGCAGCGCCCGACCGCGACCATGAAGAAGCACATGCTGCCGTACGTGGCCGGCTACCTGCTCGTCTACGGGTCGCTCATCCTCGGTGGCATCATCATCAGCGTCGCCGCACTGTCGTTCCTCGGCCTCGGCGTGACGCCGCCGACCCCCGAGTGGGGCCGCGCGGTGAACGCCGGCCGGACGTACGTGACGACGGTGTCGTGGCACATCTCCACGATCCCCGGCCTGATGGTCGTCTTCGTCGTCACCGGCTTCAACGCGTTCGGTGACGGTATCCGCGACGCCATCGACCCGCAGTCCGGCGGGGCGAGTGCTGACGAGGCCGCGGCCGCAGGAGGTGGTGGGTGATGTCGCTGCAACAGCAGCGCGAGGAGACCATCCTCCGCATCAAGAACCTGCAGACCTCCTTCTTCACGGACAAGGAGGTCATCCGCGCCGTCGACGGCGTCAACTTCGACATCCACGAGGGTGAGACGGTCGGTATCGTCGGCGAGTCCGGGTCCGGGAAGTCGGTGACGGCCCGCTCCATCATGGGCCTCGTCGAGAGCCCCGGCCGCACCCTGCGTGGGAGTTCCATCCAGTTCCGCGACACCGAGACGGTCGAGCGGTTCGCGAACACCTACCGGGGTCGGACCGTCGACCTCACGAAGCTCGAACAGGAGCACGACCTCGCGACGGTCGTCGGCGACGCGATGGAGCAGTACGGTGCCACGCCCGCCGAGTTGACCCAGCACGAGAAGTACGCGAGCCTGCCGCCCGAGCGCGTCGACGCGGCCCAGATGGTCGCCGACGGCGCGGTCCACTGGGACGACCTCATCGCGTCGGGCTACGCCGACGAGCTGAACCTCGTCGAGGAGACGGACTTCGTCTTCGTCGAGGAGGGGACGTCCGACTCGAACGGGATCCGCGTCGACCGCGGCTACGTCGACGTGACACGCGCACACGAGCGCGGCCTGCGACGCCTCCGCGGTGGCAACATCGCCATGGTGTTCCAGGACCCGCTCACGTCGCTGAACCCGGTGTACACCGTCGGGAACCAGATCAAGGAGGCGCTCCGGCTCCACCAGGGGCTCCGGGGCTCCGAGGCGACCGAGGAGGCCGTCGAGCTGCTCGAGGCGGTCGGCATCCCGGACGCCCGTCGCCGCGTCGGGGAGTACCCCCACCAGTTCTCCGGTGGGATGCGCCAGCGCGCCGTCATCGCGATGGCCCTGGCGTGTGACCCCGAACTGCTCATCTGCGACGAGCCGACGACCGCACTGGACGTGACCATCCAGGCACAGATCCTGGAACTCCTGCAAGAGCTGCAGGACGAGCGCGACCTCTCCATCATGTTCATCACCCACGACATGGGTGTCATCGCGGACATCGCGGACCGCGTGAACGTGATGTACGCCGGCGAGGTCATCGAGACCGCGCCGGTCGAGGAACTGTTCGGCAACCCGAAACACCCCTACACGGAGGGCCTGCTCCAGTCGATCCCCGGGAGACAGCAGGGCGACCGGCTC
This window of the Haloarchaeobius amylolyticus genome carries:
- a CDS encoding DNA-directed DNA polymerase II large subunit, with amino-acid sequence MREADERYFERIESRLDEAFELAERAKGRGGDPEPEVEIPTARDMADRVENILGIDGVAERVRELEGEMSREEAALELVTDFVEGEVGDYETREGKIEGAVRTAVALLTEGVVAAPIEGIDRVELLQNDDGTEFVNVYYAGPIRSAGGTAQALSVLVADYARALLDVDEYKARTEEVERYAEEIGLYDKETGLQYSPKDKETKFIAEHMPIMLDGEATGDEEVSGYRDLERVDTNSARGGMCLVLAEGIALKAPKIQRYTKNLEEVDWPWLQDLIDGTYYDKGDDGADADDTEGEDADADGDEADHDADGEEPDSAGPAGPPRVDPATKYLRDLIAGRPVFGHPCASGGFRLRYGRSRNHGFATAGVHPATMHLVDDFLATGTQIKTERPGKAAGVVPVDSIEGPTVRLANGDVRRIDDPEEALEVRNGVEKILDAGEYLVNFGEFVENNHPLAPASYTVEWWRQDLEATECNVQALQDSPHVDLADPSAEEALDWATTYDAPLHPKYTYLWHDIGVEQFAALADAVAGGFVEDGTLHIPRSEPVREAAEHILLQHTQTDDELLVRDWVPFVRSLGLTRDLERTWTLDDLSPEARQWDDGENAVKAVDEVAPFEIQERAPTRIGTRMGRPEKSESRDLSPAVHTLFPVGEAGGSQRSVAEAAKHAPDMRSTPGVIEARVGDRECTQCGEHSFKVRCPECDGRTEPYYWCPDCEQELEPDEAGRVYCDRCERDGTSVDTTEIDIKAEYWDALDAVGERENAFQILKGVKGLSSRHKTPEPMEKGVLRAKHGVSSFKDGTVRYDMTDLPVTSVRPVELDATADQFRGLGYEEDIHGEPLQHDDQLVELKVQDIVLSDGAAEHMLKTADFVDDLLESYYGVEPFYEMDDREELIGELVFGMAPHTSAATVGRVVGFTSAAVGYAHPYFHAAKRRNCFHPETKVWFEDESGETHYDEIQSFVEERLDPETAEEDDFGTLVQELDGDVFVPSVDDEGNVVRKSVEAVSKHVAPDHMVHIETQHGRELTVTPDHEVLCWESGRVTRVEARNLDGGESLIITNDTPEVANAEALATDGGLTELDTVESVEPVSTETEHVYCLTVTDTHSLFANGIAAAQCDGDEDCVMLLLDGLLNFSKSFLPDKRGGKMDAPLVMSSRIDPSEIDDEAHNMDIMWEYPREFYEATREMVDPDDVEDIMKIAEETLGTDREYTEFAHTHDTTNIHLGPSLSAYKTLGSMQDKMDAQLLLSRKLRSVDETDVAERIIEGHFLPDLIGNLRAFSRQETRCLDCGEKYRRMPLTGDCRECGGRVNLTVHQGSVNKYMQTAINVADDFGCRDYTKQRLEKLEKALNSIFENDKNKQSGIADFM
- a CDS encoding PPC domain-containing DNA-binding protein; this translates as MHYREVATSREFVVRLETGGDWRAQLEDLAAREDLEAAWFTGLGAVQDAEVWFYDQDRQEYDAVTFDEPLEVAACVGNVADLDGEPFAHTHVVLSRPSGQALAGHLDAATVWAGEMYVREFEEPLVREHDETTDLDLWL
- a CDS encoding DUF7556 family protein — its product is MAASESGPSGPTDERDVVASVDGDGSSKEYVIADITDDGAWLSMRAEDAPDLPDWR
- a CDS encoding ABC transporter substrate-binding protein; translated protein: MTDNTSIDRRRFLQATGGAASAVAVAGCLGGGGEGDTETDTTTAGSTDTATEKTTRSQEDREKLDKTFQLINATMSTLDPIKATDTASGTVIQQVFDALMNYPNGEVEVEPLLAKDVEVSEDFRTYTINLKEGVKYHNGDTVTAQDVVYSFERLAASENSRRDYFILAYAMNVEHETDSDGNYVPGSLNMEAVDDTTFEMTLTKPFASTLEMLAYTSFSVIPEGIVGDIDGYDGEMSHSEFATENPVGAGPFKFENWETNTQASVVRNDDYHGPVPFVAGVHWQVITDPDASYNYGQNKNSDLASMPTSKYDPSKVKIETTDDKGRKIGTYGPMRNGETANYLQYATINTFYIGLNAKNVPAPVRKAIAYAMNQKEGVDQVFKGRGQAAYHLTPPGIYPGQAPAYTEHAKNNYPYGYNTTDLESARQIMEDAGYGPNNKYEVTFTTYQSDTWQGLGKILRDKLSSAHVNMKLEEAPFSTLLNRGRQGNLAAYSLGWIMDWPAPDNFLGQMVPKLTDTSEGAKGFYLDWDDAEGDASQRAADAWQTVQDNPEPTEEAQQKRNEAYVTMEEAMWEDMVLLPTYHSVSERFAYDWVDMPRTGAAGGSRMKFNNVYLNDRS
- a CDS encoding ABC transporter permease, whose protein sequence is MSRWSYFARRLLLAIPVVLFGTTITFMVLRMGPLDPVAAILGPNVPASKYEQVERQLGLNQPLWEQYIDYMIGLLTFDLGESYVIKDGTTAMTLIVQHAPRTLWLGFWSVLIPLFIGIPLGFYAGLNPNTFSDYIASFGGIVWRAMPNFWLGVILLSVLSQSKDYSSMLTLGLFELEWAKLFVDTKIIGQPPLDFYDPAGTTAIAIGGTTLFNFPLFEFDSTKFLQAVKMVLPPAIVLGSSSMGNEMRLGRTAVLETVNSNYVETARAKGLSNRKIVWKHVFRNALIPLVPIILNEAFLLIGGSVILETIFSINGLGYLFFQAALQGDVPLVGSLMFIFILIIVFMNILQDFMYTIIDPRVGYE
- a CDS encoding ABC transporter permease: MSQVQENATLRERILAHPEPALVWLGGVLVLLALEFGAFARTMVLFGDQINPLINGSTEIGGWYVDQMFKTFGTAGGAVMSGLGALIILSILAVFVKALFIPFNLVEKLGLEDVPMSVELLERLIIMVGLAILWAVLLYEPLGMLLPALPVIGEPSLAQLFHGFAQTAAGVGTWFGDNFPTLLSRDLIPNDGFKPPAGATGEYPTGPLGPYHGTFLGLAPAYAWAIRTVLIYAYAFVWLGWLWYGYKTFRRHYRYADWTPRDDMIDRLSTHRWGQFGFLMVVMFIVMALFAPALGPVTTQENIYDPYSYTFNYTENGQVQEISHGSANLASRSQGNPDRNVGPMSYDEFGRFHPFGTLTTGKDLFTFMADGARVSLFIGLVSIVLGGFIATALAMVTAYYKGLADLLVVITSDSIQAMPGLLIYIMLSVVFGSHPISNVYNGGLLLSLIFAATGWPGLWRAIRGPAFQVSEQEWIDAARSYGQRPTATMKKHMLPYVAGYLLVYGSLILGGIIISVAALSFLGLGVTPPTPEWGRAVNAGRTYVTTVSWHISTIPGLMVVFVVTGFNAFGDGIRDAIDPQSGGASADEAAAAGGGG
- a CDS encoding ABC transporter ATP-binding protein, producing the protein MSLQQQREETILRIKNLQTSFFTDKEVIRAVDGVNFDIHEGETVGIVGESGSGKSVTARSIMGLVESPGRTLRGSSIQFRDTETVERFANTYRGRTVDLTKLEQEHDLATVVGDAMEQYGATPAELTQHEKYASLPPERVDAAQMVADGAVHWDDLIASGYADELNLVEETDFVFVEEGTSDSNGIRVDRGYVDVTRAHERGLRRLRGGNIAMVFQDPLTSLNPVYTVGNQIKEALRLHQGLRGSEATEEAVELLEAVGIPDARRRVGEYPHQFSGGMRQRAVIAMALACDPELLICDEPTTALDVTIQAQILELLQELQDERDLSIMFITHDMGVIADIADRVNVMYAGEVIETAPVEELFGNPKHPYTEGLLQSIPGRQQGDRLVTIEGDVPTPNEEPSYCRFAPRCPKAFDECQAVHPEPVQVNDDAEDHRAACLLYPEDQTQSEAIELHKAKGGSNE